Sequence from the Mycobacterium florentinum genome:
AACCGGGCCGCAGCATCGGGACGTGCGGAACGCCGTCGTCCAGGAAATCGTCGCCCTCGCGGACGAAACCATGGTGGGCGTACATTTCGGCGAGGTAGGTCTGCGCGTTGATCCGGCACGGATAGTTACCGACCTCGGCCAGCGCGGCGCGCAGCAGCCGGGTGGTGTGGCCCTGTCCACGCGCACTGCGTTTGGTGCACAGCCGCCCGATCCGGAACACCTTCTCGCCGCCGGCATGCTCCTCCATCAGCCGCAGCGTGCAGATCACCTCGCCGTCATGCGTTTCCAGCCAGAAGTGCCGGGTCTCGGCGAGCAAATCGCGCCCGTCGAGCTCCGGATACGGAAT
This genomic interval carries:
- a CDS encoding GNAT family N-acetyltransferase, with protein sequence MTEALRRIWAKDLDAQSLYQLLKLRVEVFVVEQAIPYPELDGRDLLAETRHFWLETHDGEVICTLRLMEEHAGGEKVFRIGRLCTKRSARGQGHTTRLLRAALAEVGNYPCRINAQTYLAEMYAHHGFVREGDDFLDDGVPHVPMLRPGSGLTAKP